Proteins encoded together in one Meles meles chromosome 7, mMelMel3.1 paternal haplotype, whole genome shotgun sequence window:
- the KRT5 gene encoding keratin, type II cytoskeletal 5 gives MSRQSSVSFRSGGSRSFSAASAITPSVSRTSFTSVSRSGGGGGGFGRVSLGGACGAGGYGSRSLYNLGGSKRISISTSGGSFRNRFGAGAGAGGGYGFGGGAGSGFGFGGGAGGGFGLGGGAGFGGGFGGPGFPVCPPGGIQEVTVNQSLLTPLNLQIDPAIQRVRTEEREQIKTLNNKFASFIDKVRFLEQQNKVLDTKWTLLQEQGTKTVRQNLEPLFEQYINNLRRQLDSILGERGRLDSELRNMQDLVEDFKNKYEDEINKRTTAENEFVMLKKDVDAAYMNKVELEAKVDALMDEINFMKMFFEAELSQMQTHVSDTSVVLSMDNNRSLDLDSIISEVKAQYEEIANRSRTEAESWYQTKYEELQQTAGRHGDDLRNTKQEISEMNRMIQRLRAEIDNVKKQCANLQNAIADAEQRGELALKDAKNKLAELEDALQKAKQDMARLLREYQELMNTKLALDVEIATYRKLLEGEECRLSGEGVGPVNISVITNSVSSAYGGGSGFGGGLGGGLGGGLGGGLGGGGSGSYYSSSSGGVGLGGGLSVGSSGFSAGSGRSLGMGFGSGGGSSSSVKFVSTTSSSRKSFKS, from the exons ATGTCCCGCCAGTCAAGTGTATCCTTCCGGAGCGGAGGCAGCCGTAGCTTCAGCGCTGCCTCTGCCATTACCCCGTCTGTCTCCCGCACCAGCTTCACCTCCGTGTCCCGGTCCGGGGGTGGCGGTGGCGGCTTTGGCAGGGTCAGCCTGGGGGGTGCCTGTGGAGCCGGCGGCTATGGCAGCCGGAGCCTCTACAACCTGGGAGGCTCCAAGAGGATCTCCATCAGCACTAGTGGTGGCAGCTTCAGGAACCGATTTGGTGCAGGTGCTGGTGCTGGAGGTGGCTATGGCTTCGGAGGTGGAGCCGGGAGTGGATTTGGTTTTGGCGGTGGAGCTGGTGGAGGCTTTGGGCTTGGTGGCGGCGCTGGCTTTGGAGGAGGCTTTGGTGGTCCTGGCTTCCCTGTGTGCCCCCCTGGAGGCATCCAAGAGGTGACCGTCAACCAGAGCCTCCTGACTCCCCTCAACCTGCAAATTGACCCCGCCATCCAGCGGGTGCGGACTGAGGAGCGCGAGCAGATCAAGACCCTCAACAACAAGTTTGCCTCGTTCATCGATAAG GTGCGTTTCCTGGAGCAGCAGAATAAGGTCCTGGACACCAAGTGGACTCTGCTCCAGGAGCAGGGCACCAAGACCGTGAGGCAGAACCTGGAGCCCTTGTTTGAACAGTACATCAACAACCTCAGGAGACAGCTGGACAGCATCCTGGGGGAGAGAGGCCGCCTGGACTCGGAGCTGAGGAACATGCAGGACCTGGTGGAAGACTTCAAGAACAA GTATGAAGATGAAATCAACAAACGTACCACTGCTGAGAATGAGTTTGTGATGCTGAAGAAG GATGTGGACGCTGCCTACATGAACAAGGTGGAGCTAGAGGCCAAGGTTGATGCCCTGATGGATGAGATCAACTTCATGAAGATGTTCTTTGAGGCG GAGCTGTCTCAGATGCAGACGCACGTCTCAGACACATCTGTGGTCCTGTCCATGGACAACAACCGCTCCTTGGACCTAGACAGCATCATCTCTGAGGTCAAAGCCCAGTATGAGGAGATCGCCAACCGCAGCCGGACAGAAGCTGAGTCCTGGTACCAGACCAAG TATGAAGAGCTGCAGCAGACAGCAGGTCGGCATGGGGATGATCTCCGCAACACCAAGCAAGAGATCTCTGAGATGAACCGGATGATCCAGAGGCTGAGAGCTGAGATCGACAATGTCAAGAAGCAG TGTGCCAACCTACAGAACGCCATCGCTGATGCTGAGCAACGTGGGGAGCTGGCCCTCAAGGATGCCAAGAACAAGCTGGCCGAGCTGGAGGACGCCCTGCAGAAGGCCAAGCAGGACATGGCCCGGCTGCTGAGGGAGTACCAGGAGCTGATGAACACCAAGCTGGCCCTGGACGTGGAGATCGCCACCTATAGGAAGCTGCTGGAGGGCGAGGAGTGCAG acTGAGTGGAGAAGGAGTTGGACCAGTCAACATCT CTGTCATCACAAACAGCGTGTCCTCTGCCTATGGCGGCGGCAGTGGCTTTGGCGGTGGCCTCGGTGGAGGTCTTGGTGGTGGTCTTGGTGGTGGCCTTGGAGGAGGTGGCAGCGGAAGCTACTACTCCAGCAGCAGTGGAGGCGTTGGCCTGGGCGGAGGGCTCAGTGTGGGGAGCTCTGGCTTCAGTGCAGGCAGTGGCCGAAGCCTGGGGATGGGCTTTGGCAGCGGTGGGGGCAGTAGCTCCAGTGTGAAGTTTGTCTCCACCACCTCCTCTTCCCGGAAGAGCTTCAAGAGCTAA